The genomic stretch TTGGTGACGCCCTTTTGCGCCGCCCAGCTGGAAATGCCCACGATCTCACCACCGCCGCGTTCGCGGAAATGACGCACCGCCGCACGCAACAGGGCGGAGGCGGCAAAGACATTGACCTGAAAGGTCTCTTCCCAAACGCGGTCCCATTCGTCATCTGGATCGTCGATGCCACCGGCGAAATGCATCACAGCGGCGTTGTTCACGATTCCATCCAGCCCGCCGGTCAGGGCGATGGCCTCGGCGAACATCGCCTCGGCGCCCTCTTTGGCGGCAAGATCGCCCTGCAACAGGATGGCGCGCTCCTTTGGAACGCCGTCCATCGCGGCCTCGGCCCCGGCACGGTCACGCCCGTAATGCGCCACAACCCGCGCACCCTGCGCGGCGATTTCGCGCGCGATTTCCTGGCCGATGCCCTTTGACGCGCCGGTCACCAGTATCGTCTTGCCGTCCAACATCGGTCTTCTCCTTCACGGCGCCCTTGACGCCTTTCATCATTTCGCACAAATGTTCACATATCGAACACACGGGAGTCGAGCAACATGAATGACATGCCAAGCGTGCTGATCCTCGGGGCGGGCCCCATCGGCTGCGGCTTTGCCGCCAGCTTTTTGGCCGCCGGGTTCAATGTCACACTCTGCGACCCGTCAGACGACGCGCGCGCCAGCGCCCCGGATCTGGTCACACGCCATGGCGCGGCGATGTCACTTGCCGGTCTGCCCACCCCAAAAGGCTCGGCTCAGTTGATCGCGGCCCTGCCGGACCGTATCGCGGCCCCACTGGTGATTGAGGCCGGGCCGGAACGGCTGGCGGTGAAACAGGCACTGTTCCGCGATTTGCTGTCGCGCGGCGACACTGCGATCATCGCCACGGCGTCCTCGGCCATAACCGTGTCGCAGATCCTGCCCGACCCTGTCGATCAGGCCCGATGCCTTGTTGCCCATCCCGCCAATCCGCCCAGCCTGCTGCGCGTGCTGGAACTGGTCCCCGCCCCCGGCACCACGCCCCAGACGATGGACCGGGCCGAGGCACTGTTCCGGCAGGGTGGCTTTGACCCGGCGCGGCTGGGTCATGAGGTGCCCGCCTTTGTCTTTAACCGCCTGCAAAGCGCGCTGCTGCGCGAGGCCTACCGGCTGGTCGATGAGGACGTGATCGGCGTCGACGCGCTGGACGCACTGGTGCGCGACGGGCTTGGCCCCCGCTGGGCGCTGTCCGGCCCGTTTGAAACCGCCGATCTGAACACGGCGGGCGGTGTGCGCGGACATGCCGAACGGCTTGGCCCCGCCTATGCCACCATTGGGCG from Antarctobacter heliothermus encodes the following:
- a CDS encoding SDR family NAD(P)-dependent oxidoreductase; the protein is MLDGKTILVTGASKGIGQEIAREIAAQGARVVAHYGRDRAGAEAAMDGVPKERAILLQGDLAAKEGAEAMFAEAIALTGGLDGIVNNAAVMHFAGGIDDPDDEWDRVWEETFQVNVFAASALLRAAVRHFRERGGGEIVGISSWAAQKGVTNPQTIGYAASKAAFKAALQTVATGYARDGIRTYIIAPGVVDTKMSRDFAQSQGGRHVVEDRLTMGEFVPPSDIAALTAFCLSGRCRHLSGATLDVNGASYIR
- a CDS encoding 3-hydroxyacyl-CoA dehydrogenase NAD-binding domain-containing protein; amino-acid sequence: MNDMPSVLILGAGPIGCGFAASFLAAGFNVTLCDPSDDARASAPDLVTRHGAAMSLAGLPTPKGSAQLIAALPDRIAAPLVIEAGPERLAVKQALFRDLLSRGDTAIIATASSAITVSQILPDPVDQARCLVAHPANPPSLLRVLELVPAPGTTPQTMDRAEALFRQGGFDPARLGHEVPAFVFNRLQSALLREAYRLVDEDVIGVDALDALVRDGLGPRWALSGPFETADLNTAGGVRGHAERLGPAYATIGRDRGEIAPDWSPALVDKVEAQRRAVLPEDALPARRAWREQALARLLDARRKILQGDGA